Proteins from a single region of Methanomicrobiales archaeon:
- a CDS encoding glycosyltransferase, producing MKIGWIQSLRGGFGGLTYDSMAQRALSQHFDLEVVDGSLDHYTTARYPLLLLNLANLQGVKDLWIRPLMDSVIMMHHDKTVGKNLALVHHIDMSVRPFHFRIPGYLLEKIFYRNLFQADAICTVSKYWYNHFKKLGYENVHLIYNAFDFSQFEFTEEEIARFRMQYRLEGKPIIYLGNCQRAKGVVEAYQQLKDLDAFLVTSGKRDVDIPAINLDLSYRDYLRLLKASSVVVAMSKFKEGWCRTAHEALLCKTPVVGSGLGGMGELLEECHQIICPSFKELLNAVEYIMENHYLGEVGFKPASAKTYSIDNFSKNWVKVINDITNPITSLVICPPRGEGGHE from the coding sequence ATGAAGATCGGATGGATACAATCATTGCGGGGAGGATTTGGGGGGCTTACTTATGATTCCATGGCCCAGCGCGCATTGTCGCAGCATTTCGATCTCGAGGTTGTTGATGGGAGCCTTGATCATTATACAACGGCACGGTATCCTCTCCTATTGCTGAATCTCGCGAATCTGCAAGGTGTCAAAGATCTCTGGATACGGCCCCTGATGGACTCGGTAATCATGATGCACCATGATAAAACCGTTGGAAAGAATCTTGCCCTTGTCCACCACATCGATATGTCCGTCCGACCTTTCCACTTCAGAATTCCAGGCTATTTACTGGAAAAGATCTTTTACAGGAACCTGTTTCAGGCAGATGCGATATGTACTGTCTCGAAGTACTGGTATAACCACTTTAAAAAGTTGGGTTATGAGAACGTTCATCTCATCTACAATGCATTCGACTTCTCCCAGTTCGAGTTCACGGAAGAGGAGATCGCGAGATTCAGGATGCAGTACCGACTGGAAGGCAAGCCAATTATTTACCTTGGCAACTGCCAGAGAGCCAAAGGGGTTGTCGAAGCCTATCAGCAACTCAAGGATTTGGATGCCTTCCTGGTCACAAGCGGTAAGCGCGATGTCGATATTCCTGCAATAAATCTCGACCTCAGCTATCGGGATTATCTGCGTCTCCTAAAGGCATCCTCTGTTGTGGTCGCCATGTCCAAGTTCAAGGAAGGCTGGTGCCGTACAGCGCATGAAGCTCTGCTCTGCAAGACTCCGGTGGTGGGATCAGGCTTAGGTGGTATGGGGGAGTTGTTAGAGGAATGCCACCAGATCATTTGTCCAAGTTTTAAGGAATTGTTGAATGCTGTTGAATATATCATGGAGAATCATTATCTTGGAGAAGTAGGGTTTAAACCTGCTTCTGCCAAAACCTATTCTATTGATAATTTTAGTAAAAATTGGGTTAAAGTTATCAATGATATAACTAATCCAATTACTTCTCTAGTAATCTGTCCTCCACGAGGAGAGGGAGGGCATGAGTGA
- a CDS encoding glycosyltransferase family 4 protein has protein sequence MNILMLTPAYYPTQGGVETQVKLIVDTLASRGHHVSIITEMIPAHNQFEQKDNVKIFRLPASLIRLNPWKGYFFIKKNIYQIKEIVDNEKIDVIHVHHFDSSFPFVYIIKKQLSIPIISTIHVSWLADERYQQWRLNIKEPFRRVFRLWPGLWFDKKSIISADFITTVSKQLENLCKKLRNDNNVKTVFNSIDLSQFHDSVIPFEYQYNGYKILCSGRLSPEKGQIYLIRALKIIRESINAHLILIGSENGNEIKKLMAEVKYLGLQDYVHFLSPRPYSEIPSFYKGADVIVVPSTSESFGLVILENMALGKVIVASAIGGIPELIDHEKTGLLVPPADPKLLAKSIIRALTDDKLREKLTVTALEKSKLYNIDIIINELEDIYYRIVNNYGFREFR, from the coding sequence ATGAATATTTTGATGTTAACGCCAGCTTACTATCCAACACAGGGCGGAGTAGAAACGCAGGTAAAGTTAATAGTAGATACATTGGCAAGTCGGGGTCACCATGTATCAATCATCACTGAAATGATACCTGCTCACAATCAGTTTGAACAAAAAGATAATGTGAAGATATTCCGACTACCAGCCTCTTTAATTAGACTTAATCCATGGAAAGGATATTTTTTCATCAAAAAAAATATTTACCAAATTAAGGAGATTGTGGATAATGAAAAGATTGACGTTATTCATGTTCATCATTTTGATTCATCATTTCCTTTTGTATATATAATTAAAAAACAGCTATCTATACCGATTATTTCTACAATACATGTTTCTTGGCTAGCAGACGAGCGATATCAGCAATGGAGACTAAATATTAAAGAGCCCTTCAGAAGGGTTTTTAGACTTTGGCCTGGTTTGTGGTTTGATAAAAAATCAATAATATCTGCAGACTTCATCACAACAGTATCTAAGCAGTTAGAAAATTTATGTAAAAAGCTAAGAAATGACAATAACGTCAAGACAGTGTTTAATTCTATTGACTTGTCGCAATTTCACGACTCTGTCATTCCTTTCGAGTATCAATATAATGGGTATAAAATTCTATGTTCTGGAAGACTCTCTCCTGAAAAGGGGCAAATTTATCTTATAAGAGCCTTGAAAATTATCAGAGAATCGATCAACGCACATTTAATATTAATTGGTTCGGAAAACGGAAATGAAATAAAAAAGCTCATGGCGGAAGTTAAGTATCTGGGTTTACAAGATTATGTTCACTTTTTATCCCCAAGACCTTATTCTGAAATTCCAAGCTTCTACAAAGGAGCTGATGTTATCGTTGTTCCATCTACTTCAGAGAGTTTCGGTTTGGTAATACTAGAAAATATGGCATTAGGAAAGGTTATTGTAGCAAGCGCTATTGGGGGTATACCTGAATTAATAGATCATGAAAAAACTGGATTGCTGGTACCTCCAGCAGATCCTAAATTATTAGCAAAGAGTATAATTAGAGCATTAACGGACGATAAATTAAGAGAAAAACTTACTGTTACGGCTCTAGAAAAATCGAAATTATATAATATCGATATTATAATAAATGAATTAGAGGATATATATTACCGAATTGTCAATAATTATGGCTTCAGAGAATTCCGATAA